Genomic segment of Avibacterium volantium:
CAAGCCAAACAGTTGAGCTGCTGTGAACAAACAGAATTCAACAAACAACTGAGTATCGCCTTTGATAATCAGCTGGGATTATGTGAAGTGCAAAGCGAACGCCAAGCCATTCCGCTTACCGCGCGCTATGCACGCAACTTCGCTCAACCGCGTATCGCCCTAATTGGCGATGCCGCACACACCATTCACCCGCTGGCAGGACAAGGAGTAAATCTCGGCTTGCAAGATGCCCTACTACTCGCGCAAGAAATCGAAAAACATTTTGCTCTGGGCTTAGACATCGGTGAATACCGCAACCTACGTTATTACGAACGCACACGCAAAGCCGAAGCGGTAAAAATGCTCATCGCAATGCAAGGCTTAAAAGATCTCTTCGCTGGCAACAACCCACTGAAAAAACTCGCCCGCGGCATTGGCCTTAGCGCTACCAATCAATTCAGCTTGTTGAAAGAACAGCTTATTCGGCAGGGATTGGGGATTTGACTTCAAAAAAACGCCCATTTTCGGGCGTTTTTTGTGGCTGTTATATTAAGGCTTCAACTGTGCTGTTTTTTCTTTAACAAGCGCATAGACAAAATACAAAATTGATGTTGCGCCAAGGCAGTAGTAGCCAATCCAAGCATAATCAGGGACATTATGTGCCATAAAAATGTACATAGTGAAAGAGAGGAAGCTAATAATTAATGCGACTGGTTTTGCTAACGCCCAAGGTTTAATATCCACCTGTTTGGTGTATTCTTCTTTATATGGCGTTTCCATTGGTGCAATTTTACCAATAATAAGCATGACCACTACATTAATCACAAAGAGAATGGAGATTAAGTGGAAGAAGTGAATGTCCACTTTAATAACAAATGAACAGAAAATGTAAGCAACCATACCAAAAATTAAGCCAAATTTTGCCGCAATTGGTGGAACGCGTTTGGTTAGCAGCCCCACTACAACTACACTTAAAATCGGAGCGTTAAAAATACCTTGTAGCTGTTGAATTAGGAAGTAAAGCCCTTCTGGCGCATTAGCAACCAGTGGTGCCACAATCATTGCAATGATTGCTAAAACTGTGCCGACAATCTTTCCGACTTTGACTAATTGAAGATCGCTCGCATTAGGATTGAGTTGAGCTTTATATACGTTGCGAGAGAAAAGCGTAACGGAAGAATTTAATGCGCTATTAAATGTTGAAAGCACAGCACCTACGACAACCGCAGCAAAAAAACCGACTAATGCTTCAGGTAAAACAAGGTGCACAAGATCTGGATAGGCTTGATCTGGCACATCAAGTTGTCCTTGGAAAATGTGGAAGGCAACAATTCCCGGAAGGATAATGAGTAAAGGTCCTAACAATTTTAGGAATGCACAGAATAGTACACCTTTTTGCCCTTCTTTGAGGTTTTTTGCGCCTAAAGCACGTTGGATAATAGATTGATTTGTACACCAGAAGAATAGGTTGGATACAATCATTCCGGTAAATAATGTGGAGAATGGGACAACGGAATTTTCATCGCCAATAGAATTAAAATGGTCTGGATTAGCTTGATAGACTTCTTTCAGCCCTTCCCAAGGGTTTCCTGCCCCGACATAGGCAAGCCCTAAAACGGTAACTAAAATACCGCCAACTAATAACCCAACGCCATTAATCGTATCAGATGCAGCAACCGCTTTTAAGCCACCAAAAATAGCATAAATTGAACCAAGAATGCCAATGCCCCATATCATTATCCAAATAGCAGTCGTTTTGCTCACGCCAAAGACCACAGAAACTTGGAATAAACTTTCCAATGCTAAAGCACCTGTATAAAGCACGATAGGTAATAAGGAGATAACATAGCAGCCTAAAAAAAGTAAGGAGGTGATCAGTAGTGTGCCTTTATCAAAGCGTTTTTCTAAAAATTCAGGGATTGTTGCTATCCCTAGCTTTAGATATTTAGGCAGAAAATAAAGGCGAATGCGGCAATGGTGATGGCTGCGATCACTTCCCAAGCCATTACGATAAATCCTTGACGATAAGCCAGTCCATTCAAGCCAACTAAATGTTCCGTAGAAAGATTGGTCAGCATCATTGAGCCTGCTATGAATACCGCGGTTAATGAGCGTCCTGCGAGATAATACCCTTCCGAGTTACTCAGATCGTCTTTTCTGGTGTACCACCAAGCTAATACAGCAACTAATGCCGTAAAACCTACAAAGGGAATAAAGGCTAACATAACGATTCCTTATATCTTGTTAGATAAGTTGATTACATCAAAGAAACTCCATTGATTGAAATATACATTTCAAATATTAGATAATCAAACAGAAATATTTCATTTTGTTATGGAGATCAAATTTTTGGCTAGGTACTAGATTTATGCGATGAAAAGCTCATCAAAGGGTAGAAAAATGCTTAAACCCTCATTTTTTATAAGTGCGGTGGAAAAAATGTGAGTTTTTATGTGCTTTTTTCTATTTTTGAATGGCAAAACACGATCTAATTCACAATTTTTTAACTTGATGATTGCGAGCCTTTGACCTTAATGCTATATATAAAAATAGATGATTTGTTTCAAAATTATCTAAAATTGAAATTTATATTCACAAAACTGGACCTTGTGCAATATAGTGGTATTTCGGCTTTGTAATCAATCTAACCTTTAAAATAGGAGTAGAAGAATGAAAAAAACACTATTAGCAATGTTATGTGGCGGATTGTTATTGACCTCCCAAGCGGTGATGAGTAAGCAGCTTGTGATTGGTGCCCCAATGAATTCTTTCGCTGATAAATGGCAAACATATTTACAAGATTCAATTCGTGATTTTGATGCAAAACACGATGATGTGGAAATTAAATTATCCGATGCAAATGGCGATCCCGCTCGTTTGTTAAATGATGTAGAAACATTTATCGATCAAAATGTTGATGCTTTACTTGTTGTCCCTACAGATCCAAATATTGTTAAGGTCATTGGACGTAAAGCACAAAAAGCCAAAATTCCGCTCATTATTGTCAATCGCAAACCTAATGATGAAGATATGAAATACGTTACAAGCTATGTGGGATCTGATGAGATTGAAGGCGGACGTATTCAAGCGGATTTTATTGTGAATACGTTAGATGGTAAATCGGGTAATGCATTAATTTTATTAGGGCCTTTAGGGCAAGATGCTGTCACTAAGCGTACTCAAGGTAACAAAGATATTTTTGCACAACATAAAAATATCACCATCGCGACAGAGCAAGAAGGAAAATGGGAACGCGATAGAGGGTTGAGTATTGCTGAAAATGTATTGGCCGCAAATAAAGAGATTAATGTTGTGGTGAGCAACAATGATGAAATGGCAATTGGGGCGTTGCTTGCATCACGCAAACTTGGACTAAAAGATGAAGACATTCTTATTGTTGGCTTAGATGCCACGCCAGATGCCTTGGAATATTTAGGCAAAGGGCTTGATGCTACCGTCTATCAATCAGCCAAGGGGCAAGGATCTGCTGGTGCAGAAGTGGCATATTTAGCGGCAAAAGGAGAAAAAGTGCCTGCCATCAAATGGATTCCATTTGAATTAGTTACTCCAGATAAAAAAGAGGAATATCAAGCCAAATACAAATAACACTCATACCGAAGGGCAAAGTGCTGACTTTGTCCTTTCCTTTAACTGATAAACGAGATAACTCAAAGTGCGGTTCATTTTTAGGTTATTTTTGGAGTGTAAGTGATGTTGAAAAAACTATTCTTCTTATTTCTTGGCATCTTCTTTATTCCCGCATTATTTGCCAAATCCTTAACCATAGGTGTGTCGATGTATAGCTTGTCGGATAAGTATCCCACTTATTTACAAGATGCAATGCAGAAATTTGAAAAGGCGCATCAGGATGTAAAACTCAAATTTGCAGATGCAAATGGCGATCCAGCAAAAATGTTGAATGATATTGAAAATTTCATTGATGTTAATGTTGATGCCATTGTTGTAATGCTAACCGATCCAAAAATTGTGAAATCAATTGGTTTAAAAGCAAAGAAAGCAAAAATTCCATTAATTGCCGTTACGGTTAAACCTAATGATGAAGATATGCAATACCTCACCAGCTATGTAGGCTCGGAGGAAATTACTAGTGGAAAAATGCAAGGCGAATTCGTGTTACGCACATTAAATGGAAAACCTGCTAATGCCATTATTTTATTAGGTCCTTTAGGACTCGATGCACAAATTAAACGCACAGAGGGAAATAAGTCCGTTTTAGCTTCCCACCCTGAAATCAATATCCTTTCCGAGCAAGAAGCAAAATGGGATAGAGCAAAAGCAATGGAAGTTGCCGAAAATTTATTTGCCGCACACAAAAATATTAATGTAGTGCTAGCAAATAATGATGAAATGGCAATCGGTGCATTACTTGCAGCAAGAAAAGCTGGGATCGCTGATGATGAAATAATTATTATCGGTATTGATGCGACACCAGACGCGCTTGAATATCTTGGTAAAGGATTAGATGCCACCATATTTCAGTCGGCCGCAGAACAAGGCAGAATGAGTATTGAACTGGCGTATAAAGCGGCAAAAGGAGAAAAAGTTCCTGCCATAAAATGGATTCCATTTGAGTTAGTTACACCTGATAAAAAAGCACAATATCTCAATAAATATAAAGAATAACTCTGATAAATATTGATATGAAGGAGTAGAGTATGAGTACAGCGACAAAATCGCCCTATATTTTAGAAATGCGTAATGTTTCTAAAACATTTCCTGGGGTAAAAGCATTAGATGGGATTAATTTAAAAGTAAAAAGAGGATCTATTCACGCCTTAATGGGCGAAAATGGCGCAGGTAAATCCACATTGATGAAAGTGCTTTACGGCATTTACACCCCCGATACAGGCAGTGAGTTAATTTTAGATGATAAACCTTTTAAACCTACCCGACCTATTGACGCTATTCGCCATGGCTTAACAATGGTGCCGCAAGAGATTTCACCTGCCGCAAATTTAACTATTGCAGATAATTTCTATCTTGGGCGTGAAATTACAAAAGGACGTTTCTTACTTAACCAAAAAGAAATGAATGCAAGAGCAGCAGAAATTCTCAATGATCTTGGCGTGCCAATGGATGTTACCGTCAAAATGTCTGAAGTCTCAGTCGCGAAAGCACAACTTGTCGCCATTGCAACTGCCGTCTCAAATGATGCGAAAGTAATTATTATGGACGAACCGACCACGGCATTGACTGAAACTGAGGTAGAACAACTTTATCGTATTATTGATATTGTGAAAAATCGTGGTATCGCCATTATTTTTATTTCACATAAATTAGATGAAGTATTTAAAGTTTCTGATGAGATCACCGTAATTCGTGATGGGCAATATGTTGGTACAAAAGCAACGTCAGACATTACTAAAGATCAGCTTATCGCAATGATGGTTGGACGAGATATGTCTGAAATGTTCCAACGTGAGCGTTTCGAGATTTCAGATGAAATTGTTGTTGAAGTTAAAAACTTTAGCCGTGCAGGAAAATATCAAAATATTAATTTCAAAGTTCGCAAAGGAGAAATTTTTGGTATTGCTGGCTTGGTAGGGGCAGGGCGTTCCGAAATAGTAGAAGGGTTATTTGGCTATAAACCAGCGGATAGCGGTGAAATTTACATTCATGGTGAAAAAGCTGAAATTCATAATCCCTTAGATGCAATGAAATACAAAATTGGTTTTGTAACAGAAGATCGTAAATTAACTGGGCTATTTCTTAATTTAAGTATCACTGACAATATGATTATGCCGAAAATGTCTCCTTACTTGGAAAACTTTTTGGTATCAGTAACTCGTGCGCAAAAAACAGCTTATGAACAAAAAGATAAGCTCAAAATTAAGGCACCAAATGTAGAAGTGATTACGAATAATCTATCAGGAGGAAACCAACAGAAAGTATTACTCGCACGTTGGCTTTTACTTGAACCTGATATTTTAATCCTTGATGAACCAACAAAAGGTATTGATGTAGGGGCGAAAGCAGAACTCTATAAATTAATGGTTGAGCTTTCCAAGCAAGGAAAAACGATCATTATGATTACATCAGATATGCTAGAGCTACTTTCAATGAGCGATAGAGTTATGGTAATGCACGAAGGACACCAAGTTGGAATTATCCCACATCAAGAACTAACGCAGGAACGCGTTTTAGAATTAGCGTCAGGCGCATAACAGCATTTATAAACAGATCAACATTCATTCAAACCAGTAAAATGGTGAAAACAGATGAGGTATATATTATGTCACACGCGACTTTAAAGAAAATCATAAACGCTTATGGAATGGTTTTTATCTTAATTGGACTCTTTTTAGCCCTCTCCCTCTCAATTGATGGTTTTTTCTCTGCTCGCACGGTCTGGAGTATTATTGAACAGGTTTCAATGTTTGGGATTATTGCTATTGGCGTAACGTTTGCAATTATCACAACAGGGATCGATTTATCCTCAGGCTCTGTCGTGGCACTCACCGCGGTAGTTTCCGCCTCTGTGGTTACTGGCGGGGATTCCGTAAGTGCGGCAATTCTCGCTTTTGCGATTTCATTAGCATTGGGCGCACTGCTCGGCGCAATTAATGGAACATTAACCGCAGTAGGCGCAATCCCGCCTTTTATCGCCACCTTAGGTATGATGATTATTGCGCGCGGTGCCGCACAATTATATTCAGATGGATGCCCAATTGACGCCTCCTCCGAAGCC
This window contains:
- a CDS encoding substrate-binding domain-containing protein; this encodes MKKTLLAMLCGGLLLTSQAVMSKQLVIGAPMNSFADKWQTYLQDSIRDFDAKHDDVEIKLSDANGDPARLLNDVETFIDQNVDALLVVPTDPNIVKVIGRKAQKAKIPLIIVNRKPNDEDMKYVTSYVGSDEIEGGRIQADFIVNTLDGKSGNALILLGPLGQDAVTKRTQGNKDIFAQHKNITIATEQEGKWERDRGLSIAENVLAANKEINVVVSNNDEMAIGALLASRKLGLKDEDILIVGLDATPDALEYLGKGLDATVYQSAKGQGSAGAEVAYLAAKGEKVPAIKWIPFELVTPDKKEEYQAKYK
- a CDS encoding substrate-binding domain-containing protein translates to MLKKLFFLFLGIFFIPALFAKSLTIGVSMYSLSDKYPTYLQDAMQKFEKAHQDVKLKFADANGDPAKMLNDIENFIDVNVDAIVVMLTDPKIVKSIGLKAKKAKIPLIAVTVKPNDEDMQYLTSYVGSEEITSGKMQGEFVLRTLNGKPANAIILLGPLGLDAQIKRTEGNKSVLASHPEINILSEQEAKWDRAKAMEVAENLFAAHKNINVVLANNDEMAIGALLAARKAGIADDEIIIIGIDATPDALEYLGKGLDATIFQSAAEQGRMSIELAYKAAKGEKVPAIKWIPFELVTPDKKAQYLNKYKE
- a CDS encoding sugar ABC transporter ATP-binding protein; its protein translation is MSTATKSPYILEMRNVSKTFPGVKALDGINLKVKRGSIHALMGENGAGKSTLMKVLYGIYTPDTGSELILDDKPFKPTRPIDAIRHGLTMVPQEISPAANLTIADNFYLGREITKGRFLLNQKEMNARAAEILNDLGVPMDVTVKMSEVSVAKAQLVAIATAVSNDAKVIIMDEPTTALTETEVEQLYRIIDIVKNRGIAIIFISHKLDEVFKVSDEITVIRDGQYVGTKATSDITKDQLIAMMVGRDMSEMFQRERFEISDEIVVEVKNFSRAGKYQNINFKVRKGEIFGIAGLVGAGRSEIVEGLFGYKPADSGEIYIHGEKAEIHNPLDAMKYKIGFVTEDRKLTGLFLNLSITDNMIMPKMSPYLENFLVSVTRAQKTAYEQKDKLKIKAPNVEVITNNLSGGNQQKVLLARWLLLEPDILILDEPTKGIDVGAKAELYKLMVELSKQGKTIIMITSDMLELLSMSDRVMVMHEGHQVGIIPHQELTQERVLELASGA